The proteins below come from a single Metarhizium brunneum chromosome 1, complete sequence genomic window:
- the prlL_0 gene encoding MFS transporter prlL has translation MAEGDEKHGIGSDDAEIGVATPVPNEEPPIDGKLEKRLLLKQDLRILPLCASIYFLSFLDRSNIGNAKILNSSTHDDLQTSTGMTDYQFNIALMVFVVAYAVFEVPSNILLKRLRPSRWLAFLMFCWGALTICLSAGRNFGGVTALRFLLGAFEAGLFPGLVYYLTFWYRHNERSVRVAFILASATLAGAFGGAIAYGIGHINKAHNLRGWQWLFIIEGIPSCVCAVLVFFLLPDYPETASWLGEAERDLAQRRLLHEGSKGTQPAMTWADAKATLTDWRLYGHYAIYFAISPGFASLSLFSPSIVSGLGYQDLQAQLFTVTPWAVAYVCQLAVAYSADRFNARGLHTAGAAAVAAVGFIVSAALPPTAYASRYGGLILATSGAFSAIPPLLGWLSSNMYSTAATGLAIAINVSCGGGLGQIPGVWIYKAGEKSRGYPTGHWTNAGFQIFVAAASVGLWAFYRVKNRRLTEEARRNGVEPTLFKL, from the exons ATGGCAGAGGGAGACGAGAAACACGGCATAGGCAGCGACGATGCGGAAATAGGTGTCGCCACGCCC GTTCCCAATGAAGAGCCCCCCATTGATGGCAAATTAGAAAAACGCCTACTATTGAAACAGGATCTGCGTATCCTCCCCCTCTGCGCGTCCATCTACTTCCTGTCATTTCTCGACCGCTCCAACATTGGCAACGCCAAGATTCTCAATTCTTCCACTCATGATGACCTGCAGACCTCCACAGGCATGACAGACTACCAATTCAACATTGCGCTGATGGTATTCGTCGTGGCATACGCTGTATTCGAGGTCCCCTCCAACATTTTGCTCAAGAGACTACGGCCGAGCCGATGGCTGGCGTTTCTCATGTTTTGCTGGGGCGCCCTCACCATTTGTCTAAGTGCCGGCAGGAACTTTGGCGGCGTCACGGCCTTGAGATTCCTGCTCGGGGCGTTTGAAGCAGGTCTTTTCCCAGGGCTCGTGTACTACCTGACGTTTTGGTACAGGCACAATGAGAGGAGTGTGAG GGTAGCTTTTATTCTCGCCTCGGCTACCTTGGCCGGAGCT TTCGGAGGCGCAATCGCCTACGGGATAGGCCACATCAACAAGGCGCATAATCTCCGAGGGTGGCAGTGGCTGTTCATCATTGAAGGGATCCCCTCTTGCGTGTgcgccgtcctcgtcttcttcctaCTGCCCGACTACCCCGAGACGGCGAGCTGGCTGGGCGAAGCTGAGCGAGACCTCGCCCAACGACGGCTCCTCCACGAGGGCAGTAAAGGCACACAGCCGGCCATGACCTGGGCGGATGCCAAAGCCACGCTGACGGACTGGCGGCTCTACGGCCATTACGCGATTTACTTTGCCATTAGTCCTGGGTTTGCGAGCCTGAGTCTGTTTTCGCCGTCGATTGTCTCGGGACTTGGCTACCAGGATCTCCAGGCCCAACTCTTTACCGTTACGCCCTGGGCGGTGGCATATG TCTGCCAACTAGCCGTCGCCTACTCGGCAGACCGCTTCAACGCGCGCGGCCTACATACCGCCGGGGCagctgccgttgctgccgtCGGGTTCATCGTCTCGGCCGCCCTGCCGCCGACCGCTTACGCGTCACGATACGGCGGCCTGATTCTCGCGACGTCGGGCGCGTTTTCGGCCATCCCTCCGCTGTTGGGCTGGCTGTCGTCCAACATGTACAGCACCGCGGCTACGGGCCTGGCTATTGCTATCAATGTGAGCTGCGGAGGAGGGCTGGGGCAGATCCCCGGTGTTTGGATATACAAGGCAGGCGAGAAGAGCAGGGGATACCCGACTGGCCACTGGACGAATGCCGGGTTTCAGATATTTGTTGCTGCCGCTTCTGTTGGACTGTGGGCATTTTACAGGGTGAAGAATAGAAGGTTGACTGAGGAGGCCAGGAGGAATGGAGTCGAGCCGACTCTCTTCAAGCTGTAA
- the HDAC1 gene encoding Histone deacetylase 1, translating to MGDSNLAQAQAQLGSVALNGSSPKKVAYFYDSDIGNYAYVTGHPMKPHRIRLAHSLIMQYNLYQKMEIYRAKPATRGEMTQFHTDDYIDFLQKVTPDNMDSYMREQGKYNVGDDCPVFDGLFEFCGISAGGSMEGAARLNRQKCDIAVNWAGGLHHAKKCEASGFCYVNDIVLGILELLRFMKRVLYIDIDVHHGDGVEEAFYTTDRVMTVSFHKYGEYFPGTGELRDIGIGQGKNYSVNFPLRDGITDQTYKSIFEPVIESVMKYYQPEAVVLQCGGDSLSGDRLGCFNLSMDGHANCVNYVKSFGLPTLVLGGGGYTMRNVARTWAYETGVLVGQEMDRTLPYNEYYEYYAPDFELNVRASNMENSNSREYLDKITVAVIDNLRQTGPAPSVQMQDVPRKPFGGMTDEEEAELDDLDEDENKDVRMTEHRWDKHVENGAEFEASDDDEMAAANGATRSNGNKGTFNDFKSADAAEDSRSKSPREKQDDNTKEAVEAETHDVNDDTIEDVGAMEEQENQAAEQEEKEDQDLKKNKVDADGDVGMTYSSVADEATIKKEEGEPESVPEDEKEPEKPTEEKPSVAEPDKPAEAEGATEVKASDKPAVDQVSEEPVEKEGEAQATTEAETEPMEVDDKEKSEDKAEFPSSKFLL from the exons ATGGGCGACTCTAATTTggcccaggcccaggcccagcTGGGCTCTGTCGCCCTCAACGGCTCCTCGCCAAAGAAGGTGGCCTACTTCTATGATTCAGATATCGGTAACTACGCATATGTCACTGGTCATCCTATGAAGCCCCATCGAATTCGTCTTGCGCACAGCTTGATCATGCAGTACAATCTGTACCAGAAAATGGAAATTTAC CGAGCTAAACCCGCGACGAGAGGCGAAATGACACAATTCCATACCGATGACTACATTGATTTTTTGCAAAAGGTCACTCCAGACAATATGGACAGTTACATGCGTGAGCAGGGCAAATATAACGTCGGCGACGATTGCCCGGTCTTTGATGGGTTGTTCGAGTTCTGTGGAATCAGTGCTGGTGGAAGCATGGAGGGCGCTGCCCGCTTGAACAGACAGAAATGCGACATTGCTGTCAACTGGGCTGGTGGCCTTCACCATGCCAAGAAATGTGAAGCAAGTGGTTTCTGCTATGTCAACG ATATTGTTCTCGGCATTCTCGAGCTTCTGCGATTCATGAAGCGCGTCCTCTACATCGATATTGACGTTCATCACGGTGATGGGGTCGAGGAAGCGTTCTATACGACCGACCGTGTTATGACAGTATCCTTCCACAAGTACGGCGAATACTTTCCTGGCACCGGTGAATTGCGAGACATCGGCATTGGACAGGGTAAAAACTATTCTGTGAACTTTCCGTTGCGCGATGGTATCACCGACCAGACCTACAAATCGATTTTTGAGCCAGTCATCGAGAGCGTTATGAAGTACTACCAGCCTGAAGCCGTTGTTCTCCAGTGCGGCGGTGACAGTTTATCTGGCGATCGCCTGGGTTGTTTTAACCTGAGCATGGATGGTCACGCTAACTGCGTGAACTACGTCAAGAGCTTCGGGCTACCCACCTTGGTCCTGGGCGGTGGTGGTTACACGATGAGAAACGTTGCTCGTACATGGGCATATGAGACTGGTGTTCTGGTTGGCCAAGAAATGGACCGTACTTTACCATACAATGAATACTACGAA TACTATGCTCCGGACTTCGAGTTGAACGTGCGAGCTTCAAACATGGAAAACTCAAACAGCAGAGAGTATCTAGATAAGATCACCGTCGCAGTCATCGATAATCTTCGTCAGACTGGGCCTGCTCCCTCAGTTCAGATGCAAGACGTGCCGCGGAAGCCATTTGGCGGTATGactgatgaagaagaggccGAACTAGATGATTTAGACGAAGACGAAAACAAGGACGTTCGAATGACTGAGCATCGCTGGGACAAGCATGTTGAGAATGGGGCGGAATTCGAggccagcgacgacgacgaaatggCTGCTGCAAATGGTGCAACTCGAAGCAATGGAAACAAGGGGACTTTCAATGACTTCAAGAGCGCTGATGCAGCGGAGGATTCTCGCAGCAAGTCGCCCAGGGAGAAACAGGACGACAACACTAAGGAGGCCGTCGAAGCCGAAACTCACGATGTGAACGATGACACGATTGAGGACGTCGGGGCTATGGAAGAACAGGAGAATCAGGCTGctgaacaagaagagaaagaagaccaagacttgaagaagaataagGTCGATGCTGACGGTGATGTCGGTATGACATACTCGAGtgtcgccgacgaagccACCATCAAAAAGGAGGAGGGCGAACCCGAATCTGTGCCCGAGGATGAGAAGGAGCCAGAGAAACCTACGGAAGAGAAGCCTTCTGTTGCGGAACCAGACAAACCCGCCGAGGCTGAAGGGGCCACAGAAGTCAAGGCAAGCGACAAGCCTGCGGTTGACCAGGTGTCCGAAGAACCGGTCGAGAAAGAAGGCGAGGCCCAAGCAACAACTGAAGCTGAAACAGAACCTATGGAAGTCGACGACAAAGAGAAGTCTGAGGACAAAGCTGAGTTTCCAAGTAGTAAATTCCTACTCTGA
- the oxdC gene encoding Oxalate decarboxylase OxdC, protein MKLTSAHLLLTGAVELCGALPHYDSPQQRLAKGLSLTGKYAKDNPYTPDYSDPHDHAIDAVGKGLDPRPWRNGNGATVLGPYNRDRSRQSPDMIRPPSTDHGNIPNMRWSYTDSHVRIEEGGWTRQTTVRELPTSIELAGVNMRLDTGVIRELHWHKEAEWAYVLEGEVRVTALDYEGGNFMEDLKKGDLWYFPSGVPHSLQGLGENGTEFLLIFDDGRFSEESTFILTDWLAHTPKSVIAKNFRLDPQVFAHLPAGEKYIFQGSQPGAIDQERPSGKHVKKSRYQFTHRMLDQEPKQTSGGLVRITDSTNFPIAQTVAAAHVIIEPGALREMHWHPTADEWSFFIRGRARVTVFAAEGNARTFDYVPGDVGIVPKNMGHFVENIGDEPVEMLEVFRADKFRDFSLFQWMGETPRRMVVDHLFAGDEDNGRKFWDAVRDAEKDEVKQPGDVDDDAAEE, encoded by the exons ATGAAGCTCACCTCGGCTCATTTGCTGCTCACGGGAGCCGTTGAGCTCTGCGGCGCCCTCCCTCACTACGACAGCCCCCAGCAGCGGCTCGCCAAGGGCCTCTCGCTGACGGGCAAATACGCCAAAGACAATCCTTACACTCCGGACTACAGCGATCCTCACGACCATGCCATTGACGCCGTTGGCAAAGGCCTCGATCCCCGGCCGTGgcgcaacggcaacggcgctACCGTCCTCGGCCCATACAACCGCGACCGGTCGCGCCAGAGCCCCGACATGATCCGGCCGCCAAGTACAGACCATGGCAACATTCCGAACATGCGATGGAGCTACACGGATTCCCATGTGCGGATTGAG GAGGGCGGATGGACAAGGCAAACCACGGTTCGTGAGCTTCCCACCAGCATCGAGCTTGCCGGCGTCAACATGCGCCTGGACACCGGCGTCATCCGCGAGCTGCACTGGCACAAGGAAGCCGAGTGGGCGTACGTGCTCGAGGGCGAGGTCCGCGTCACGGCCCTAGACTACGAGGGCGGCAACTTCATGGAAGACCTGAAGAAGGGCGACCTGTGGTACTTTCCCAGCGGCGTGCCTCATTCTCTGCAGGGCCTGGGTGAGAACGGCACCGAGTTTCTGCTCATCTTTGACGACGGCCGCTTCTCTGAGGAATCTACCTTTATCCTGACCGACTGGCTAG CACACACGCCCAAGTCCGTCATTGCCAAAAACTTCAGGCTCGACCCCCAAGTGTTTGCCCACCTCCCCGCCGGCGAAAAGTACATCTTCCAGGGCTCGCAGCCCGGCGCCATTGACCAGGAGCGCCCGTCGGGCAAGCACGTCAAGAAGTCGCGGTACCAGTTCACGCACCGGATGCTGGACCAGGAGCCCAAGCAGACGTCGGGCGGGCTCGTCCGCATCACCGACTCGACCAACTTCCCCATCGCGCagacggtggcggcggcgcacgTCATCATCGAGCCCGGGGCGCTGCGCGAGATGCACTGGCACCCGACGGCCGACGAGTGGTCCTTCTTCATCCGCGGCCGCGCGCGCGTGACCGTCTTCGCGGCCGAGGGCAACGCGCGCACCTTTGACTACGTCCCCGGCGACGTGGGCATCGTGCCCAAGAACATGGGCCACTTTGTCGAGAACATTGGCGACGAGCCCGTCGAGATGCTCGAGGTCTTTCGCGCCGACAAGTTTAGAGACTTTTCCCTGTTCCAGTGGATGGGCGAGACGCCGCGGCGCATGGTGGTCGACCACTTGtttgccggcgacgaggacaacGGCCGCAAGTTTTGGGACGCGGTTAGGGACGCGGAGAAGGACGAGGTCAAGCAGCCGGGGGATgtggatgacgacgccgcggAGGAGTAG
- the rpn11 gene encoding 26S proteasome regulatory subunit rpn11, producing the protein MERFRNLLGGGIGALGAAHGTDNTNLIDNSETVYISSLALLKMLRHGRAGVPMEVMGLMLGEFVDDFTVKVMDVFAMPQSGTGVSVEAVDPVFQTKMMDMLRQTGRPESVVGWYHSHPGFGCWLSSVDINTQQSFEQLNPRAVAVVVDPIQSVKGKVVIDAFRLINPQLLMMGQEPRQSTSNLGHLNKPSIQALIHGLNRHYYSIGINYRKTALEENMLMNLHKHVWTEALEMNDFHSEGDKNKERLQRLVSLADGYEKRVKEETELTKEQLKTRYVGKLDPKKHLEDVGQELIEDNIVAVSRQMIDKEATMPKKEGQAGHSNGDQMVTEEEL; encoded by the exons ATGGAACGATTCAGAAATTTGCTCGGTGGTGGCATAGGCGCCCTTGGAGCCGCCCACGGCACG GACAACACAAACCTCATTGACAACTCTGAGACGGTTTACATTTCATCACTGGCGCTATTGAAGATGCTGCGACACGGCCGCGCCGGTGTTCCTATGGAAGTGATGGGGCTCATGCTGGGGGAGTTCGTGGACGACTTCACAGTCAAGGTGATGGACGTGTTTGCCATGCCTCAGAGCGGGACAGGTGTCAGTGTCGAGGCCGTCGATCCCGTTTTCCAGACTAAGATGATGGACATGTTGAGGCAAACAGGAAG ACCCGAGTCAGTCGTTGGCTGGTACCACTCACATCCTGGGTTCGGATGCTGGTTGTCATCGGTTGATATCAACACCCAGCAATCCTTTGAGCAGCTGAACCCTCGagccgtggccgtcgtcgtcgacccCATTCAGTCCGTCAAGGGCAAGGTTGTCATTGACGCATTCCGCCTAATCAACCCGCAGCTTTTGATGATGGGACAGGAACCCCGCCAAAGCACCAGTAATTTAGGCCACCTGAACAAGCCCTCAATCCAGGCTCTCATTCACGGCCTCAACCGCCACTACTACTCAATCGGTATCAACTACCGAAAGACGGCCCTCGAGGAGAACATGCTCATGAACCTCCACAAACACGTGTGGACCGAGGCGCTGGAGATGAACGACTTCCATTCAGAAGGcgacaagaacaaggagCGGCTGCAGCGCCTGGTCAGCCTAGCCGATGGCTACGAGAAGAGGGTCAAGGAGGAGACAGAGTTGACGAAGGAACAGCTCAAGACGCGTTATGTCGGCAAACTAGACCCCAAGAAGCACTTGGAGGATGTCGGGCAGGAATTGATCGAAGACAATATTGTTGCGGTTTCTAGACAAATGATTGACAAGGAGGCTACTATGCCCAAGAAGGAAGGACAGGCGGGACACTCTAATGGGGATCAAATGGTTACTGAGGAGGAGTTGTAA
- the csr-1 gene encoding Peptidyl-prolyl cis-trans isomerase — protein sequence MGKKVFFDVTWEGPVMQGGKPTNTVKEQSGRISFNLFDDVVPKTAENFRALCTGEKGFGYSGSSFHRIIPDFMLQGGDFTRGNGTGGKSIYGDKFADENFKLNHDRPGLLSMANAGPNTNGSQFFVTTVVTSWLNGRHVVFGEVADEESLNIVKALEATGSQSGTVKYSKRPTIVKSGEL from the exons ATGGGCAAGAAGGT CTTCTTCGACGTTACCTGGGAGGGTCCTGTCATGCAGGGCGGCAAGCCTACCAATACTGTCAAAG AGCAGTCTGGTCGCATCAGCTTCAACCTATTTGACGACGTCGTTCCCAAGACCGCCGAGAACTTCCGCGCTCTTTGCACTGGTGAAAAGGGTTTTGGTTACTCTGGATCGTCTTTCCACCGCATCATCCCCGACTTTATGCTTCAGGGTGGTGACTTCACGCGTGGCAAT GGCACTGGTGGCAAGTCCATCTATGGTGACAAATTCGCCGACGAGAACTTCAAGCTGAATCACGACCGCCCTGGACTGttgtccatggccaacgcCGGCCCCAACAC AAATGGCTCCCAGTTCTTCGTTACCACTGTCGTTACCTCATGGCTCAACGGACGGCacgtcgtctttggcgaaGTCGCTGACGAGGAGTCCTTGAACAttgtcaaggccctcgaggccacTGGTTCCCAGAGCGGTACTGTCAAGTACAGCAAACGCCCCACCAtcgtcaagtctggtgaGCTGTAA
- the srk1 gene encoding Serine/threonine-protein kinase srk1, with protein sequence MSTIQHIKNLIRHGKQARNVNVDDEPSRKNDVPPAPAANQEKMNISDPVLHQPLPHKEPLEAYSETPGDTQNRAAQAHNAAAHHVEPAQDVNAKASGTSKKRVDDASLAKLVAEENASRSKFPRYPGLERWELIEKMGDGAFSNVYRARDLQGDAGEVAIKVVRKYEMNSMQRSNILKEVSIMRQLDHPNIIKLIDFSESKQYYYIVLELAPGGELFHQIVRLTYFSEELSRHVIIRVARALEYLHEEKGVVHRDIKPENILFNPIPFIPSKVPKPKQPGDEDKVDEGEFLPGKGAGGIGEIKIADFGLSKIVWESQTMTPCGTVGYTAPEIVKDERYSKSVDMWALGCVLYTLLCGFPPFYDESIEVLTEKVAKGQYTFLSPWWDDISQSAKDLITHLLTVDPDKRFTIREFLAHPWIQGTGPTPSEERRKSEAVIRGFDASKLDDVGKRYDFRSPGAVNLREVFDVSYAVHRQEEEGKRRAQVGARAGGMGKPLGGLDEEDEDADEMQVDQQAQSQAPNNGTHALEQSMRNTNIRDQEALARGRERERAPAPAPAPERGYGQHSAAVTAAARQQVRDRNRQKGAFELTLENATLLGKRGKKISAMGA encoded by the exons ATGTCGACGATTCAGCACATCAAGAACCTTATCCGCCATG GCAAACAAGCTCGCAATGTTAATGTAGACGACGAGCCCTCGAGGAAGAATGATGTACCACCTGCTCCCGCTGCAAACCAGGAGAAAATGAACATCTCCGACCCCGTCCTACACCAGCCGCTTCCTCACAAGGAGCCACTCGAGGCCTACTCAGAGACCCCGGGAGATACCCAGAACCGAGCTGCTCAAGCCCACAACGCTGCCGCCCACCACGTTGAGCCCGCGCAAGACGTCAACGCCAAAGCGAGTGGCACTTCCAAGAAACGCGTCGACGATGCCAGTCTTGCCAAACTCGTTGCCGAGGAAAACGCAAGCAGGTCCAAGTTCCCTAGATATCCCGGTCTAGAACGATGGGAACTGATCGAAAAGATGGGCGACGGTGCGTTTAGCAACGTATATCGCGCCCGCGACTTGCAGGGCGACGCTGGTGAAGTCGCCATCAAGGTTGTTCGTAAATATGAAATGAATAGCATGCAA CGTTCGAATATATTGAAAGAAGTCTCGATTATGCGCCAGTTAGATCATCCGAATATTATTAAGCTCATCGATTTTTCTGAATCCAAGCAATACTACTACATTGTTCTTGAACTCGCTCCCGGTGGCGAGTTGTTCCATCAAATTGTCCGCCTCACGTACTTTAGCGAGGAGTTGTCTCGCCACGTAATCATTCGTGTCGCCCGAGCGTTGGAGTACTTGCACGAGGAGAAGGGAGTTGTTCATCG TGATATCAAGCCCGAGAACATCTTGTTCAACCCGATACCTTTCATCCCCTCCAAAGTCCCGAAACCGAAGCAACCGGGTGATGAGGACAAGGTGGATGAGGGCGAGTTCCTTCCTGGGAAGGGCGCAGGGGGTATTGGTGAGATCAAAATTGCCGATTTTGGCTTGTCAAAGATTGTTTGGGAGAGTCAGACTATGACGCCTTGTGGCAccgttggttacacagccCCCGAAATCGTCAAGGATGAACGGTATTCCAAGTCGGTTGATATGTGGGCCCTCGGATGCGTATTGTACACCCTGCTCTGCGGGTTTCCCCCATTCTATGACGAGAGCATTGAGGTCCTGACCGAAAAAGTGGCCAAGGGACAATACACCTTCTTGTCACCGTGGTGGGACGATATTTCCCAGTCTGCGAAAGATCTCATCACCCACTTATTGACTGTCGATCCGGATAAGCGATTCACCATTCGCGAGTTTCTTGCCCACCCGTGGATTCAGGGCACTGGGCCAACTCCTAGCGAAGAGAGGAGAAAGTCGGAGGCTGTTATCCGAGGATTTGATGCTAGCAAGCTGGACGATGTGGGCAAGCGTTATGACTTCCGGTCACCTGGTGCTGTCAATTTGCGCGAGGTGTTTGATGTGAGCTATGCTGTCCATCGTcaggaagaagagggcaaGCGACGTGCTCAAGTCGGAGCTCGAGCCGGTGGCATGGGCAAGCCCTTGGGCGgcttggatgaagaagacgaggatgccgatgagatgcaagttgacCAGCAAGCTCAGAGTCAGGCTCCCAACAACGGTACTCATGCCCTCGAACAAAGCATGCGGAATACCAACATTCGGGATCAAGAAGCCCTTGCTCGGGGACGGGAACGTGAACgagcgcctgcgcctgctccTGCGCCTGAGAGGGGGTATGGTCAGCATTCAGCAGCCGTGACCGCTGCAGCTAGACAACAGGTCCGAGACCGGAATCGACAAAAGGGCGCGTTTGAGTTGACTCTTGAAAATGCAACACTACTTGGCAAACGAGGCAAAAAGATTTCCGCCATGGGCGCATAA